The proteins below are encoded in one region of Triticum aestivum cultivar Chinese Spring chromosome 1B, IWGSC CS RefSeq v2.1, whole genome shotgun sequence:
- the LOC123103074 gene encoding putative disease resistance protein RGA4 — translation MMEVVAAMAIRPLVSMLMNKTSNSLLDQYKVMEGMEEQHKILKRKLPAILDVMTDAENQAMEHRDGAKAWLQELKTVAYEANEVFDEFKYEALRREARKKGHYSKLGFDVIKLFPTHNRIVFRYKMGRKLCRILKAIDVLIAEMHAFRFKYRPQPPVSKEWRQTDYVIIDPQEIASRSRHEDKKNIVDILLGAASNADLAVVPIVGMGGLGKTTLAQLIYNEPNVQKHFQLRLWVCVSDVFDVNSLAKSIVEASPRKNEDTDKPPLERLQKLVRGQRYIIVLDDVWDNKELRKWERLKVCLQHGGMGSAVLTTTRDKRVAEIMGANRASYNLNVLEDRFIKEIIEARAFSLEKERPAELVEMVDEIVERCSGSPLAATALGSILRTKTTVKEWKAIAYRSSICTEETGIMPILKLSYNDLPAHMKQCFAFCAVFPKDYKINVEKLIQLWIANGFILEQEEGSLETIGKHIFNELASRSFFLDIEECKGDREYCSKTTCKIHDLMHDIAISVMRKECIVAIKEPSRIELLQDTTRHLFLSCEEIEGILNDSMVKRSLAIRTLLCDNPVWSSLQHLSKYNSLHALKLCIKTEPFVLKPKYLHHLRYLDLSESYIKALPEDMSILYNLQTLDLSKCIYLDRLPRQMKYMTSLRHLYTHGCPELKSMPPELGKLTNLQTLTCFVAAVIGPDCSDVTELQHLNLGGQLELCRIENVTEAEPKVANLGNKKELSELTLRWTFVCDSKVLDNFEPHDGMQVLKIYYYGGECIGMMQNMVEIHLSHCERLQFLFRRAASFTFPKLKVLTLEHLLKFERWWEINARQDQIGFPLLEKLFIKYCGMLTQLPKAPLLRKPCGGGYRLVCSPFPALKVLELEDLKSFQRWDVAVEGGLILFTQLEKLSIKNCPKLMDLPRAPLLQELELKYLVSFQRWDAVVEEEQILFPLLAKLSIQKCPRLIDLPEAPKLSSLEIEDGKQEIFHFVGRYLSSLTKLILKLENTETTSEVECISIVPMHNKEKWNQKSPLTVMKLRCCNPFFGAAAPVPWYYFGHLEALAIDSCDVLVHWPDKVFQSLVALRRLSIRNCKNLTGCAQAPPDPSTTERSQHLPGLESIELIICASLIDMFNVPASLKEMHIFGCHELKSIFGKQQGMSRLVQGLSCSEVTVPTVVSELSSSSMNHFFPCLEYLQLSGCDSLSAVLDLPPALKTISIGGCRNIQVLSCQLNGLQKQQVTTSINIPEPAAAREHSLPPCLESLHISCLSGMFGGILHLPNSLKTLKISGSSLTSLEFLSGEHPTALESLVIDSCSTLASLPNDAQAYRSLQRLEITCCPAIKKLPTCLQQQLGSIGFYKRLDAHYEVTAFKPKTWKEIPRLVHEQRQARHS, via the exons ATGATGGAGGTGGTGGCCGCCATGGCGATCCGGCCGCTGGTATCCATGTTGATGAACAAGACGTCCAACTCCCTACTGGACCAGTACAAGGTGATGGAGGGAATGGAGGAGCAGCACAAGATTCTCAAACGCAAGCTCCCGGCCATCCTTGACGTCATGACCGACGCCGAGAACCAGGCAATGGAGCATAGAGATGGGGCTAAAGCCTGGCTCCAGGAGCTCAAGACAGTGGCCTATGAGGCCAATGAAGTCTTTGACGAATTCAAGTATGAAGCACTCCGCCGTGAAGCCAGGAAGAAAGGGCACTACAGCAAGCTTGGCTTCGATGTAATAAAACTCTTCCCTACTCACAATCGTATTGTGTTCCGTTACAAAATGGGTCGCAAGCTTTGCCGGATCCTGAAGGCCATTGATGTCCTCATAGCAGAGATGCATGCCTTTAGGTTCAAGTATCGACCACAACCGCCGGTGTCCAAGGAGTGGAGGCAGACAGATTATGTCATCATCGACCCACAAGAAATTGCCAGTAGATCCAGACACGAGGATAAGAAGAATATTGTTGATATATTACTTGGTGCAGCTAGCAATGCAGATCTTGCAGTAGTTCCCATTGTTGGGATGGGGGGGCTTGGCAAGACAACATTAGCGCAACTCATATACAATGAACCTAATGTCCAAAAGCATTTCCAGTTGCGGCTTTGGGTCTGTGTCTCTGATGTCTTTGATGTGAACTCCCTGGCCAAGAGTATAGTTGAAGCATCTCCCCGGAAAAATGAAGACACGGACAAACCACCACTCGAAAGACTTCAAAAATTGGTCCGTGGGCAGAGGTATATCATTGTATTGGATGATGTCTGGGACAACAAAGAGTTACGTAAGTGGGAAAGGCTGAAGGTTTGTCTCCAGCATGGTGGCATGGGTAGTGCAGTGTTGACAACAACTCGTGATAAACGAGTTGCTGAAATTATGGGTGCAAACAGGGCATCCTACAATCTCAATGTTTTGGAGGATCGCTTCATAAAGGAAATTATTGAGGCTAGAGCATTCAGTTTAGAGAAAGAAAGGCCTGCTGAACTAGTCGAGATGGTTGATGAGATTGTGGAGAGATGCTCTGGATCCCCTTTAGCTGCAACGGCACTGGGCTCTATACTTCGTACCAAGACCACCGTGAAAGAATGGAAGGCTATAGCATATAGAAGCAGCATTTGCACTGAGGAAACTGGAATCATGCCAATACTAAAGCTTAGCTACAATGACTTGCCAGCACACATGAAGCAGTGCTTTGCTTTCTGTGCTGTGTTCCCCAAGGATTACAAGATCAATGTGGAGAAGCTGATCCAACTATGGATTGCCAATGGCTTTATCCTAGAACAGGAGGAAGGAAGTCTTGAAACCATTGGAAAGCATATTTTCAATGAGCTGGCCTCAAGGTCATTCTTTCTGGACATAGAGGAATGTAAGGGCGACAGGGAGTATTGTTCCAAAACTACATGTAAAATACATGATCTGATGCATGATATTGCAATATCTGTTATGAGAAAGGAATGTATTGTTGCAATTAAGGAACCAAGTCGAATCGAGTTGCTTCAGGATACTACTCGACATTTATTTTTGTCATGTGAAGAAATAGAAGGTATTTTGAATGATTCTATGGTGAAAAGATCCCTTGCTATCCGAACACTACTATGTGATAATCCTGTTTGGAGCTCACTGCAACATCTATCAAAGTACAACTCTTTGCATGCACTGAAGCTCTGTATAAAGACAGAACCATTTGTACTGAAACCAAAGTATCTTCATCACCTGAGGTACCTTGATCTCTCAGAAAGTTATATCAAAGCACTTCCTGAAGATATGAGTATTCTATATAACTTGCAGACATTGGACCTATCCAAATGCATTTATCTTGATCGACTTCCAAGGCAAATGAAGTATATGACTTCCCTCCGTCACCTCTATACTCATGGATGTCCGGAGTTGAAGAGCATGCCCCCGGAACTAGGAAAACTCACAAACCTTCAGACATTGACATGTTTTGTAGCAGCAGTTATTGGACCTGATTGCAGTGATGTAACAGAGCTGCAACATTTAAACCTTGGCGGTCAGCTAGAGCTATGTCGGATAGAGAATGTTACGGAAGCAGAGCCAAAAGTGGCAAATCTTGGAAACAAGAAGGAGCTTAGTGAACTAACATTAAGATGGACTTTTGTTTGCGATAGCAAGGTGCTCGACAATTTCGAACCTCATGATGGGATGCAGGTTCTGAAGATATATTACTATGGTGGAGAGTGCATTGGTATGATGCAAAACATGGTTGAGATACATCTTTCTCACTGTGAAAGATTGCAATTTTTGTTTAGACGTGCTGCATCCTTCACTTTTCCAAAACTGAAGGTGCTTACGCTAGAACATCTGTTGAAGTTTGAGAGATGGTGGGAAATAAATGCGAGGCAAGATCAGATAGGATTTCCTCTGCTTGAGAAGTTGTTTATTAAGTATTGTGGAATGCTGACACAATTGCCGAAAGCACCACTGCTTCGAAAACCGTGTGGTGGAGGTTATAGATTGGTGTGCTCACCGTTTCCTGCCCTAAAGGTACTAGAATTGGAAGACTTGAAGAGCTTCCAGAGATGGGATGTTGCTGTTGAAGGAGGACTGATCTTGTTTACTCAGCTTGAGAAACTGTCAATTAAGAACTGCCCAAAGCTAATGGATTTACCTCGAGCACCATTGCTTCAAGAACTCGAATTGAAATACTTGGTGAGCTTTCAGAGATGGGATGCTGTAGTTGAAGAAGAACAAATATTGTTTCCACTTCTGGCGAAGCTATCAATTCAGAAATGCCCAAGGCTGATAGATTTACCTGAAGCACCAAAACTCAGTTCATTAGAAATTGAAGATGGCAAGCAAGAGATCTTCCATTTTGTAGGTAGATATTTGTCTTCACTGACCAAACTGATACTGAAGCTGGAAAATACAGAAACAACATCAGAGGTTGAGTGCATTTCAATTGTACCGATGCACAACAAGGAGAAATGGAACCAGAAATCCCCACTTACAGTTATGAAGTTAAGATGCTGCAACCCATTCTTTGGAGCAGCTGCACCAGTGCCATGGTATTATTTTGGACATCTTGAAGCGTTGGCAATTGATAGCTGTGATGTGCTCGTCCACTGGCCAGACAAAGTATTCCAAAGCTTGGTAGCCTTGAGGAGATTATCGATTAGAAACTGCAAGAATCTGACTGGATGCGCACAAGCTCCTCCTGACCCATCAACAACCGAAAGGAGCCAACACCTTCCTGGTCTGGAGTCTATTGAGTTAATTATTTGTGCAAGTTTGATAGATATGTTCAACGTCCCAGCATCTCTCAAGGAAATGCATATTTTTGGTTGCCATGAGCTCAAGTCCATATTCGGCAAGCAGCAGGGCATGTCACGGTTAGTTCAAGGGCTATCTTGCAGCGAGGTAACCGTGCCCACGGTTGTATCagagttgtcatcatcatccatgAATCACTTCTTTCCATGCCTAGAATATCTACAGTTATCTGGATGTGATAGTTTATCAGCGGTTCTAGATCTTCCACCAGCATTAAAGACCATATCTATTGGTGGCTGCAGGAATATTCAAGTCCTATCATGTCAGCTGAATGGGCTTCAGAAACAACAAGTCACTACTTCCATAAATATACCAGAGCCAGCAGCAGCAAGAGAGCATTCCCTTCCTCCTTGTCTCGAGTCTCTACACATATCCTGTTTGAGTGGCATGTTTGGGGGGATTCTCCATCTGCCGAATTCCCTCAAGACACTGAAAATTTCTGGCAGTAGTTTGACATCATTGGAGTTTCTGTCGGGAGAGCACCCCACTGCGTTGGAATCCCTTGTAATTGATAGCTGCAGTACCCTGGCATCCCTACCGAATGATGCGCAGGCATACAGGTCACTTCAACGGCTTGAAATTACATGTTGTCCTGCTATAAAGAAGCTTCCTACATGCCTGCAACAGCAACTGGGTAGCATTGGCTTCTACAAACGGCTGGATGCCCATTATGAAG TAACGGCATTTAAACCAAAGACTTGGAAGGAAATACCAAGACTAGTCCATGAGCAGAGGCAGGCTCGTCACAGTTGA